The genomic DNA ACAGCAAAGCTCCCATCCACATctattgggccaggatttcacccaggatcCTGTCTGTTGGGTAGCCTCAGGGTTGAGTTCACCAGTAGATCCTCCATTGATAGTGAAGAGTAGAAAGGGTCAGAACATGTGGTGATGCAGGGGCGTGGGTGTTCCCCGTTTTCATCTACATTGTTCCTGGAACATTTTACTAAAAAATCGAAGCCCAACAATTTCTAgttatggtgcatcatgggagttgtatttCAGGTGCCTCATGCCCTTATGGGAACACAGGACTGGACAGGCCCTACTGAGTCATGGAGTCAAGTCCTCACTATCCCAGACAGCCCCATTGTCCCATCTcatccataaacgtatcaagttCCATTGGCATTCTGGTTAGGCTGTTCCCCCCGAAATGCTCCTGTTGGAGGTTGTTCCAGAACCTTCcccttctgatggttagaaactttcttctCATCTCCAGTCTCCATTGATCCCGACCCCtgatttgtcctttagcttcaatGGTCATCTCGCTCCTTTGTGTTCCCCCATCCCAATGTATTTGTAGAGCAATCAGACCCCACTCAGCCTGTGTTTTAGGCTAAGCTAGCCCAGGTATTTTACTCCCCTCTCGTCAGACCagctctccattcccctgatcatccctCCGGCCCTTCTCAGCACCTGCTCCTGCCGGAATCCCTCTTTCTGGGACAGGGTTGCCCAGAATTGTGCACCAGATTCTAGCTGAGGTCTGcccagagccttctcctctgacattaaaacctctctctctatTGAGATACCTCGTCTGCACCATCCCAGGATCGTATTAACCTTTCTCCTCGCCATCACCCACTGGCTGCCCATAGTCATCCTGCAATCAACTAAcacaccctccccatccccctcagttGTTTCAAGCTCATGAGCCCCCAACCCAGAGCAGCAATTTTCTTGTTACTTGTCCTTATAGACATGAGCCcatgttaaatttcatcctgtttccaCCAGCGCCTTGCACAAGGGCACTAACAGTGGAGATACCTCTCTGGAGACATCCTAAGTGCTGATCTCCCTGGCTGGGCTGCATCTCCCATGTTGCACCATTGGCTCCCTTCTTGGGGCACTGGAGCACGGAAGGGGCATGGCCATATTGGTTTCCATCAGTTACTTTCCCTCAAGCAGCTTGCTGTACCCTTAGTGGCTCCGAGCGGGCGGGGGGATATTTACATGGAATGGTGATTTCTTGACATCGGGGCTGCCGGCACACAGCATTGTGATGGGATCGTAATGCCGATACTGATCTTTGCACAGGCTGTCCGAAACCACCTCCTGCTCCACCTCCTGCAAACTGTCGGTGTTGGTGTTCATTCCAGTCTGACCCCAACCTGCCACACTGCACTCGGTGCCTGGGCTGACATGGTGATTGGCCTCCGGCAGGGGGATGGGCACCACCCACTCGGTCAGCTCTGCACTGTGCCACAGCTGCcatggatgagagagagagagaatggaccaGGATCAGCACAGTATCGGAACTGCTGTGGGGCAACACCACCTGGGTGGAGGATGGATGTGTGTCCAGGGAGCAAGTGTGAGGTCATTGGGGGGCCAGGTGGTAAAATAAGGGCAGtgcctgcagcagtgtgaggtcactgggggtggggtgatgggatgggggcagTACCTTCAGCAGCATGATGTCATTGTGAAAGTTCTCATTGTTGAAGTCAGGGTGCTGGACCCAGCGACGGGCCCGGATCCGTTGCCAGTTCTGTCCCGGCTCCTTGAAGTCTTGGACTCCCAGGTAGACAAAGATGTTGCTGGAAAAGCCAAGGGGAGAATATGGGGGATTTAGTGCCCATTGTATGGTAGGATGGGTCCATCACGGGCCCTCGGGAAGGGAcatcagccctgctcctgccctgtgcaGATTTCTACCTAAAGTTGTGCGACTGAATAACACAGGGACCATCTCATGCACCTACATAAGGATGgacttcctccttcttccctctggTTGGCCAAAGAGACCCCCAAAGATTGACCTAAGCACTACTCTGCTATTCAGAGTGACCcattgtccagttctggtgtccatgatTCAAGAAAGACATTGATAAATTGGGGAAAGGTCATAGAACAGCCATGAGAGTGATCAAACAATTGGAAAACCTGTCCTATACTAAGAAACTCGAGGTCATTTGATTTCAAGTTCAGAGGCACTATAaaggattctgtttgtttttcttttcagtgaTTGTTTCAtggtatgattttttaaaagggacTGTAACTTACgaatggaacaatttaccaaaggtcatggtggattcttcatcattgGCCACTtttaatcaagactggattttttttaaagatttgctGTAGATCAAAATTATTTGGGAGATGTTCTGtcgtctgtgttatacaggaagtcatgcgagatgatcacaatgattttGCATTCTATGAATCTTTGAACTACATTGCAGAAGAAGGAAAACACACCTGGAAACGTGTAAGGCCCTAACCTGGTTGTAACTTTGAAATAgtaaaagaaaagggggggaatCCAGATGCCTAGGCTGGCCAACACAGAAATAAGATCGCTGGAATCAATGAAACATACAAATAAGAAAAGGATCAAAGAAATTTTTATGCACCGTCGCCATCTACTGGTTATGGACAAAAGTAGCAGAAAGCCCAGATCTGACCCTGGAAATGACCCTGGAGACAGAGGTCAGTATGTGGGATATGAGAGGTTGCTGAGTGCATCACAAAAGATGTTGAAGTCCAGAATGGTGCCCAGATGTTTGGCTCAGCACCTTTGGacagccccttccctcctccaAGGTTAGCAGGACATGAGAAAAAGTGGTGAGAATTCACGGCAaagattgtatctagtttgcgtGGGTTTAGGCTTTAAAATGTAATAGGCACGCAGGGAAATTTGTAATTTTCACATCCCGTAAACACTTCTAGTCTTTGGGCCAATATATTTCCAGCTCcgatccagccccagggtgggggactggctggctcagggagctTTTCGCCCTCAGCCTTTCCAGGGGCACCAGCCCCAATCCAGACTCCGGGCGGAGATTGGCTGGCTCAGGGCTGGTGGAAGGCGTGTGTCTTACCCTAGGTTGCAGTTACAATGAGCTGCCGTCACCACCACGTCCTCCTGGATCAGGAATCCTCCACAGCTTTCTTTTGACCCAATTTGCACATAGGCCATGTAGGGTCTGGAGCTGAGCAGGGCTTCCTCGCCCCCGAGGACCCAGTctggagagagacagggaggggtTCAAAAGGGAGTCTGGAGAGTGAGACCAAGACCCCAGTGCAACCCAGACCCTAATCCCTCAGCCTATCCCCTAGCTTGCCTGGGGCAGCCCCTtggtccccccagcccagcctccctctggaTTATCCCCTCATCCCAACCAGCCTGGTCCCTACCCATACATGTACCCGCTGTACATCTACCTATTCCCACATggacctgtccatccatccatccatccatccatccatccatccatccttccatccatccatccattccttaTCCCCTACATGCCCATCAATTTGTCTGTCTGTGAGGCCACCCCCCGGCTATCATCAGTCTCTGAATAAGGCCAGGGATTCCTCTCACCACCGGGCCCCATGTCCCATCTCCTGATACCCGCCTGAGCCTGATGGTTAATTATATCCCCCTGCCCCTGGTGTGGGCTGTGCTGCCCTTGGGCCCTGATCTCCCACATCTCACCACTAGAGCCAGGTAAAAGTTTTTAAGCAATTGGtatatttgccaaaaaatgcaacTTTGGGGCATCAAAAGAACCAAATTCTGAAGATTATTTTGGCTGTAAAAAAAGGATTTCTTTTCTGGAAAAAGTAGGCAATTTTCATTCTAGGCAActcacttttttgttttgaaatgttgttttgtttagaaatggcgtgatttttaaaaaaaataaatgattaaaaCAGTAGGGAAAAAACCCTTTAAAGTGAGctgaaatcaaatgaaaaaacacccccaaaattTTTGGGGGGATTGAAGGAAGCACCTGAgagcaaataaaaaagaaaacaaaattggtTCTGGATCAATGTTTTGTTTCACAATTGCATTTTGGTTCAAAACTCAGCTAATTAAAGAAAATAAGGGTGAAAAACACCTGAACAGGCCCCCAAATGAAaccaaaagccaaaaaaaaaataaaattgtttcaggtcaaaggAAGCACCccaaaggaaatggaaaaaaaatgaaaaaatatttgctttgaaaTAATACCTTTTCAGGGTTTTCGTTcgggaagaaaaaaattattttgggagGAACCCCAATTTTGCCCAGAGTTTCGGACCCTAAACCAAAAACTCAGTGACTCGCTCAGCCCCACTCTGATCGTGAGCCCCCTGGGGCTGGGACAGCGTCCAGTTTCTCAGCTCCACTCACCAGTGTGAAGACTCGGGGGCATGAGAAAGGCCGCGGTGAACGGGAGCAAGGAcgtggagagcagcagcagcagcatccttgGTTCAAATCCAGGGGCTGGGACTGGTGGGTCGGTCTCAGCCCCGGGGTTTATATAGAGCGGGTGGCGGGGAGGGGCCCCTGGGTAGAGGTGAGCTGGGAAGTGCAGGGTCACGTACCCGGCTACAAAAAAATTCCCCTGAAGTGATGTGTCAGGGGTGGAGATTCCCTGAAAGGAAATTTTCAGCCACATCCCCATCTGCATTGGGGGAGTTTCCTTCCTGCTCTCatgccctccctgcccctggctggGGCCGTGGCCAGCACTGACGCCTCCCAGCTGCAGATGGCAAACTCCCCACTGGTCTGTTCTGCCCCTGGATGCTTGGATCCCTATATGTTCAGGTCAGCAGGGTCCATTCTGCCCTCCTGAGTGACCCTGGCTGGAGAACCTCGCCCAGCTCCCCCGGACTGAGCCCGGTCACTGGTGTCCGGCGAATGCCTCTTCCAGCAAGGCAGCTGGGCTGGGTCTGATGCCCCGGGGAGCTAATTCCCTGGTTAATCCCCCTCCCTGTCGCACATTGGGGTTTCCTTTCCTGTTTGATTTGGTTGGGCTTCACCAATCCTTATAGGCGCTTGCTCTGCCTTTCCCTGCTCAACTGAAGAGATTCCTGGTACTCAGCTTCATCTCCCTGTGGAGGTCCTTGTGCCCCGAGCACAGGCACCTCCCCAGGAACTTGTGGAGAAGCCAAACAAAGtgagctgagctctttcagtctctcaCTGCCAGGTGCTTTCTCCAGCCCCCGAACCATTGGCCtggccccagggccggctctaggcaccagcgctccaagcatgtgcttgggggggcacttttcaaggggcggcattcaagcgcttggggcggcactccggccctttttctttgtttttgtttttttttttttttgcttcggcagcggcactccggcctttttttttttcttggggcggcaaaaaacctagagacgGCCCTGCCTGGCCCCGTCCTGCCCCATCTTCAGTTTGTCACCATCCCTTTTAAAATGCACTCCCCATAACTGGTGCACGATCCCAGGATCCCCAAGGAAacacccctcccagctcctgaTCATCACGGCCCTGTTTACACGGCCAAGGAGGGCACTACCCCTTGTGCTGCTGCCTCGCACGGGGAGGTCATGGGGCTTGTCAGGTCAAAATAACATTTTGCTGGAGAATTCCGCACCAGCTGGGATGGGAGAGAAGCTGCTTTAGAAAAGATCTTGGTTCTCTTGGCTTTGGGTGTGGGGCACCCGGGGATGCCGAAGGCAGGATTAAAATCCTTCAGCAACTTCTGCATCCAAGAGAAACTGTGGGGCCAGGTCTTAAATTATGCTCAGCTCCCAAAGGCCGATAGGGATCTCAGCAGAAGTGCAAGTCcagagtctgtctctctctctcccccgccccctctatCTATGTCTCTATCTgtatctctgagccattagtggtTATCTTAGAGAACTCATGGACAACGGGAGGAATCCCAGAGGATGGGAAAAGGGCAAAGACAGTGCCTCTCTATAAAAAGGCGAACAAgggcaacccagggaattatagaccagtcatctgtattttggtacctggaaagagaatggagcaaataatccaACACTCAGATTGTAAGCACGTAAAAGAAAAGGTGATAACTAATAgttaacatggatttgtcaagaaaaaatcatGTCTAACCAACCTAGCatcctttgacagggtaacaagcctagtggatggggaggaagcagcagatgtgatttattttgactttagtaaggcttttgatactgtctcgcaagACCGTCTCATTAACAAGCTAGGGAAATGTAACCTAGATGaacctattataaggtgggtacTCAATTgcttggaaaaccattcccagaaagtcattatcagtggttcacagccaagcaggaagggcataatgagacgagtcctgcagggatctgtcctgggtcaggTTCTAATCAATAACTTCATAAATgattagataatagcatagagaggaCACTTATATAGtatgcggatgataccaagctaggagTGGTTGCGagcactttagaggacaggattagaattcaaactgatcttgacaaactggagagatgGTATGAAATAAACAGGAcacaattcaataaggacaaatgcaaatctctgtatttaggaaggaacaatcagttgcacacatatgaaatgggaaatgactgcctgggaagaagtactgcagaaaagtaTCTGGGGTCATAGTGTATCAAAAACTAAataagagtcaacagtgtaatccTGTTGCAAAACAAGCGAacgtcattctgggatatattagcaggagtgttgtaagcaagatacgagaagtcattctttggctgtactcagcactgattaggcctcaactggaatactgtatccatcTGAGGGCACGCCACTTCAGGAATGAtatggagaaactggagaaagtccagaggagagcaacaaaaatggttaaaggaCTAGGACACATGACCTCTgcggaaagattgaaaaaattgggtttgtttagtttggagaagagaaggctgaaggggacatgataacagtcttcaaatgcgTAAAAGATTGTTATGCAtaagagggtgataaattgttttccttaactactgaggacaggacaggaagcaatgggcttaaattgcagcaagggagatttaggtgggacattaggaaaaaattcctgtcagggtggttaagcactagaacaaattgctcagggaggttgtggaattgccTTCTtcgaagatttttaagagcaggttccacaaacacctgtcagggataatcTATTTAATACTTAGACCTGCCTcattgcaggggactggaccagatgatGTATCGAGGTCccatccagtcctacatttctttctttcttctgaatTTTGATTGTTCAGATCTTATTTGTTTAGTAAAATTTGTTTGTTGAGGTTGATTTAATTCTGGGTAATTATTTCAGGTTAGGTTGGGC from Malaclemys terrapin pileata isolate rMalTer1 chromosome 12, rMalTer1.hap1, whole genome shotgun sequence includes the following:
- the LOC128847032 gene encoding duodenase-1-like, whose translation is MLLLLLSTSLLPFTAAFLMPPSLHTDWVLGGEEALLSSRPYMAYVQIGSKESCGGFLIQEDVVVTAAHCNCNLGNIFVYLGVQDFKEPGQNWQRIRARRWVQHPDFNNENFHNDIMLLKLWHSAELTEWVVPIPLPEANHHVSPGTECSVAGWGQTGMNTNTDSLQEVEQEVVSDSLCKDQYRHYDPITMLCAGSPDVKKSPFHGDSGGPLVCNGVVQGIVSNGDPDGRPPTIYTRISKFIPWINETLQKLS